Genomic segment of uncultured Desulfobacter sp.:
GAGCTGTCCAAGAATTTCAGCCGGTGGGGCAACAATATTCTCATCAACGACTGCCGTCAAATTGTCTTGATGCAGCTTCAGGTTGAGCAGGTCTGCAATGATTTTAAGCAAATCCGGTTTGTCAAAGGGCTTGGGCAGAAAACCTTTGAAACCGACTTGTTGGCATTTCCCGCGCAAATTAGTCTGGTTGATCAGCGATGCCGTAATGGCCACAACCGGAATCCGGGCATATAGATCCGTTTTCTGGAGTCCTTTGATTGCGGTAAATCCGTCAACACCAGGCATAACAAGATCCATGAATATGAGATCCGGCTGTTGTTTTTCACACGCTGTCAAAACATCTTTTCCGTCCGGGGCCTCAGTAACTAAAAAACCGAGAGGTTCCAGGGTGTCTTTTAGCACGGCGCGATTCGTGGGCTGGTCATCTACAATCAGAATTGTTTTGGTGCCCGGCTTAAATTTTTCAAGGAGGAACTGCGCATCCGGTTCGAAATATTTTTCAGACGCTGTCAAATCACGCCGGCCGAAAACCACCGTAAAGATAAACCGGCTTCCCGGCCCGTATCCGGCCTCGTCATCGCGATGAACCGGACTGATCAAGGATAGTTCGCCTTGCATGAGTGACGCCAACTGCAAACTGATACTCAGGCCCAGGCCGGTTCCTTCGGAATACTTTAGGCGCTCTCCGGACTGCTTGAACGGTTCAAAGACGTCTTTTTGATGATCTTCTGCAATTCCGGGTCCTGAATCTTCCACCATAAATGTCAACTTTGTCTTTTGTTCAGGAAGAGATTGCGCCGTCACCCGAAACAAACAATAGCCGCTGTCGGTAAACTTGGCTGCATTGGCAAGAAGGTTGAGCAGAATCTGACGAAGTCGCATTTCATCGGCCACGATAATATCAGGTAAATGGGTGTCCGCTTCGTAACGAAACAAGATTTTATTCTGGGTGCAACGGTTCCGTGCAATATCGCAGAGTCCCTGCAGAAATTTATTTAAAACAATTTCATGGGGATAAAGATCAAGCTTTCCGGCTTCAATTTTGGACAGATCAAGGATCTCATTGATGATCATCAGTAGATGCTCGGCGGCATTGTGTATTGTTTTGATGCCGGACTGCTGTTTTTCATTCAATGTTCGATCGTCGGCAAAAATTTGACTATAGCCAAGAATGGCATTCAGCGGCGTTCGTAGTTCATGGGACATGTTGGATAGGAAAATGGACTTAGCTAAATTGGCCGCCTTGATTGCCACCATGGCCTCTTTCAGCCTTTCCTCGGCCCTTTTTTGCACAGTGATGTCGTAAATGGTTCCCAGTGTAAGAATCGGTTTCCCGCCCTCGTCAAATTCAGCACGGCACTGCGCCTCAACCCATTTGATCCGGCCTGACCCGCTTACAATCCTGTGTGCCGTTTTGTATTTTTCCCGGGTGCGCAGTGAGTTCTCATAGGTCGTGCAGACTTTATCTCGGTCCTCCGGATGAACGATCTTTAAAAATGCCTCATGCGATGGTGTAAAGGCCTTTTTGTCCAGCTCAAAAATTTTGTAGATTTCATCGGACCAGCTCAACCGGTCATTGATAAGATCAAACTCCCATACACCCAGATTTCCTAATTGTCTTGCTTTTTCAAGCTCCGCCTTGGTTTCCGTCAATTCAAAATTTTTCTGTAATAATTCTTTGTTTTTCATTTTCAGCAGCTGGCTGCGCTGGTAGTACCAGAGCAGTATCAAAAGGAT
This window contains:
- a CDS encoding transporter substrate-binding domain-containing protein → MKPNQCPCLMLTHEERAYLQKNPVLTLGYALGFEPFLIENSSNEYTGIIIDIYELIAERLGVTLRLELGDWKTTIQKLHDGDIDVIPLMDGRTALRNDALISEEVFEILTQVYAQKRTHIPFSSMEDLEHRRVAFNQNILVIDRFLSQYQTRIDLVRTQTTLDALTLLEDNQVDAVVSFNSGNFFLAKHFLTNIEPVFTIREITIKSVSASRPDAPILRDLLNKAIHDLSTKEKQVISDKWLNIDKKPVLTREETAYLQNNKFNIYVTNWEPFSILTNSTDSKLQVQGVSIDFWRALVQNTGVQYNFIKVDTFEEILERIKNDPNGLNLSTGRSPDREDYGVFSEVYDSYPVAIMTNLDAHFEKSLGDLNDKRIAVGKNFTAQRILEKYYPNITLIPVKNTLEALDMVARDQVYAAADILPVLNFIQHKYNHNHLKISGISKQNFDIRMMTNKNSEKLIRILNRRMSVLAPEIMTGIKHKWEHVIVKEKINYAYVVVPVVLILLILLWYYQRSQLLKMKNKELLQKNFELTETKAELEKARQLGNLGVWEFDLINDRLSWSDEIYKIFELDKKAFTPSHEAFLKIVHPEDRDKVCTTYENSLRTREKYKTAHRIVSGSGRIKWVEAQCRAEFDEGGKPILTLGTIYDITVQKRAEERLKEAMVAIKAANLAKSIFLSNMSHELRTPLNAILGYSQIFADDRTLNEKQQSGIKTIHNAAEHLLMIINEILDLSKIEAGKLDLYPHEIVLNKFLQGLCDIARNRCTQNKILFRYEADTHLPDIIVADEMRLRQILLNLLANAAKFTDSGYCLFRVTAQSLPEQKTKLTFMVEDSGPGIAEDHQKDVFEPFKQSGERLKYSEGTGLGLSISLQLASLMQGELSLISPVHRDDEAGYGPGSRFIFTVVFGRRDLTASEKYFEPDAQFLLEKFKPGTKTILIVDDQPTNRAVLKDTLEPLGFLVTEAPDGKDVLTACEKQQPDLIFMDLVMPGVDGFTAIKGLQKTDLYARIPVVAITASLINQTNLRGKCQQVGFKGFLPKPFDKPDLLKIIADLLNLKLHQDNLTAVVDENIVAPPAEILGQLQNHLADGNIDAIELMVSNIAEMDSGIYRSFAERLGQLTADIQLKGIEQLINQFHKKEG